A portion of the Granulosicoccus antarcticus IMCC3135 genome contains these proteins:
- a CDS encoding ABC transporter permease: MSIHLLRRIMESLLILLGITLVTFLLLYLLPADPARQIAGRSATVETVENIREQLGLNLPLYQQYWHYLTNLLQGDLGRSYLQKTEVSELIASRLPATLLLMAGAIVCELIIGLTLGVISALWRNSRTDRILTLVSFTSVSAPQFVIGILLLYVFAVKLHWVPIGGYGTFAHLILPALTLGILGAGWYARMMRSSMIDVLEKDYIRTARSKGLSRGRILFRHVIPNAILPIIAMIGIDIGLFMSGIVVVESVFSWPGIGQLAWQAIQRVDIPIIMGVTLVSACAIVIGNLLADMVAPLVDPRIRIR; encoded by the coding sequence ATGAGTATTCATCTGCTCAGGCGCATCATGGAGTCGCTGCTGATTCTACTTGGCATCACGCTGGTGACATTTCTATTGTTGTATCTACTGCCTGCCGACCCTGCCAGACAGATAGCGGGCAGAAGTGCCACGGTTGAGACGGTCGAGAACATCCGCGAGCAACTGGGACTGAACCTGCCTCTGTATCAGCAGTACTGGCATTATCTGACCAACCTGCTGCAGGGGGATCTCGGACGCTCCTATCTACAGAAAACAGAGGTGTCCGAACTCATTGCCTCGCGCCTGCCGGCAACCCTGTTGCTGATGGCAGGCGCCATCGTGTGCGAACTCATCATCGGTCTGACACTGGGCGTCATATCCGCACTGTGGAGAAACAGCCGCACCGATCGAATTCTTACTCTCGTCTCGTTTACCTCCGTCTCAGCGCCGCAGTTCGTGATCGGCATACTGCTGCTGTACGTGTTTGCGGTCAAGCTTCACTGGGTCCCTATCGGCGGATACGGCACCTTTGCCCATCTGATCTTGCCGGCATTGACTCTGGGTATTCTGGGCGCGGGCTGGTATGCGCGCATGATGCGTTCAAGCATGATCGATGTGCTTGAAAAGGACTATATACGCACCGCGCGTTCCAAAGGACTGTCACGCGGACGTATTCTCTTCCGACACGTCATACCCAACGCCATTCTGCCCATCATCGCCATGATCGGTATCGATATCGGTCTGTTCATGAGTGGCATCGTGGTGGTTGAGAGTGTCTTCAGCTGGCCGGGTATCGGTCAGCTGGCCTGGCAGGCCATTCAGCGCGTTGACATACCGATCATCATGGGCGTGACCCTGGTCTCTGCCTGCGCCATCGTCATCGGCAATCTGCTGGCCGACATGGTTGCACCGCTCGTCGATCCGCGGATCCGCATTCGCTGA
- a CDS encoding ABC transporter permease, translating into MKSAMLTELNSTQTSEPPGLFRQLLMRPGSAFGLMLIAIIVLCALTAEYITPFDPNDQPFDGLTIEGAPIAPSAEHWMGTDLLGRDLFSRLIVGAQTSLIIGVVANGLSAILGTAVGVAAGYFGGLTAAVLMRFTDLMMAFPALLLAIVLAAIFEPSLWIVAMVIAMVNWVQMARVVYTETRSLTERDFIQAQISMGSGPMRVLLKHVLPHLLSSIVVFSTLGISTTVLLEATLSYLGVGVQPPTPSWGNIIFENQTYFTSAPWLVFIPGAAILLMALAFNLVGDALRDILDPTLKGRHG; encoded by the coding sequence ATGAAAAGCGCAATGCTGACGGAACTGAACTCAACCCAGACCAGCGAGCCTCCCGGCCTGTTCCGGCAACTACTGATGCGGCCCGGTAGTGCCTTCGGTCTGATGCTGATTGCCATCATTGTATTGTGCGCCCTGACGGCTGAGTACATCACACCGTTTGATCCCAACGACCAGCCCTTCGATGGCCTGACGATAGAAGGTGCGCCCATCGCTCCCAGTGCCGAACACTGGATGGGCACAGACCTGCTGGGGCGCGACCTTTTCTCCCGTCTGATCGTAGGGGCTCAAACATCATTGATCATAGGGGTTGTTGCCAATGGCCTGTCCGCCATACTGGGTACCGCAGTTGGTGTTGCGGCAGGCTACTTTGGCGGATTGACCGCTGCGGTTCTGATGCGATTCACCGATCTGATGATGGCATTTCCGGCTCTATTGCTGGCCATCGTACTGGCTGCGATTTTTGAACCGAGTCTGTGGATTGTTGCCATGGTGATTGCGATGGTCAACTGGGTGCAGATGGCCCGGGTGGTGTATACCGAAACGCGTTCCTTGACTGAACGCGATTTCATCCAGGCACAGATCTCCATGGGTTCTGGGCCCATGAGAGTACTGCTCAAGCATGTCTTGCCGCACCTGCTGTCATCAATTGTCGTATTCAGCACGCTGGGTATCTCCACGACGGTGCTGCTGGAAGCCACGCTGAGCTATCTGGGGGTTGGCGTGCAACCACCCACGCCTAGCTGGGGCAACATCATCTTCGAGAACCAGACCTATTTTACCTCGGCTCCCTGGCTCGTATTCATTCCGGGTGCCGCCATCCTACTGATGGCGCTGGCGTTCAACCTCGTTGGCGATGCGCTTCGCGACATTCTTGATCCAACCCTGAAAGGCAGACACGGATGA
- a CDS encoding IS1096 element passenger TnpR family protein: MIFTLKVTLLGGMYAESECIRTIEIDSSSTLDDLHLVILDAVGFDNDHLYEFYVSRTERSRDRRRYSSFDGYDFEDDENSDEVTLESLFPLEKSKNLYYLFDFGDSWRFRITKSRKKPTNPEKGVRYPRIVERVGDDPEQYPAFED, encoded by the coding sequence ATGATCTTTACACTGAAAGTCACGCTGCTCGGTGGCATGTATGCAGAAAGCGAATGCATCAGAACCATTGAGATTGACTCATCCTCGACGCTGGATGATCTACATCTGGTTATCCTTGACGCCGTGGGTTTCGACAATGACCACCTGTATGAATTCTACGTGTCGCGAACGGAACGCAGCCGGGACCGAAGGCGATATAGCAGTTTCGATGGGTATGATTTCGAGGATGACGAAAATTCCGATGAGGTGACTCTGGAAAGTCTCTTCCCATTGGAGAAGAGCAAAAACCTTTATTATCTGTTTGATTTCGGAGACAGTTGGCGCTTCAGGATTACCAAAAGCCGAAAGAAACCGACCAATCCTGAGAAAGGTGTCCGGTATCCTCGGATCGTTGAACGCGTTGGTGATGATCCGGAGCAGTATCCAGCGTTCGAGGATTGA
- a CDS encoding IS4 family transposase, with protein sequence MHTTRAIPSEQDLRATLNSTGVFNLITDDRFLGTIEAHLPTHRERTYPPTETLAMFVAQVLSDDSSCQRAVNERIVRCLQHGLRPPSTSTAAYCEARVRLPSDLVESLYKVVGQHVSDNAPIKSLWNERRALLIDGTGTTMPDTPDNQREFPQPSSQEEGLGFPEARMVALSCAATGAIIDATIGAAKGKATGELSQMRILSRSLRANDVLVGDAIYETYWTFMMVQDIGCDGVFEINGSRTRPGKHCTQLVLKRPVRPEWMDLETFHLCPKQITVRQVVNCQRGYQPRVFLTTLTDSKLISDKQIVKLYLLRWNVETDFRSLKCALEAGILTCRTAEMIKKELSVHLLAYNLTRLLMNEAATLCGCEPRSISFRHTVQLWSAWSLSGCQLDPYQWDQLLKAIASRRVGNRPGRKEPRAVKRRPKPRPLLDMPRSAARACAHRYER encoded by the coding sequence ATGCACACTACCCGAGCCATACCGTCCGAGCAAGACCTACGAGCAACTTTGAACTCCACTGGCGTGTTCAATCTGATTACAGACGATCGCTTTCTCGGCACCATCGAGGCTCATTTACCTACACACCGGGAACGGACCTATCCGCCGACCGAAACACTGGCGATGTTCGTTGCGCAGGTTCTCAGTGATGATAGCTCCTGTCAACGTGCGGTTAACGAGCGCATTGTTCGCTGTCTGCAACATGGATTACGCCCGCCGAGCACATCAACAGCGGCCTATTGTGAGGCGCGTGTTCGCTTGCCGAGCGACTTGGTTGAGTCACTCTACAAGGTTGTAGGGCAGCATGTCAGCGACAACGCCCCAATCAAATCACTCTGGAACGAGCGACGCGCTCTGCTCATCGATGGTACAGGAACCACAATGCCTGACACCCCGGACAACCAAAGAGAGTTCCCTCAGCCGTCCAGCCAGGAAGAGGGTTTGGGCTTCCCCGAAGCTCGCATGGTTGCACTCTCGTGCGCGGCTACCGGCGCGATCATTGATGCGACGATCGGAGCTGCCAAAGGTAAGGCAACCGGAGAACTGTCGCAGATGCGTATTCTTTCGCGTAGCTTGCGTGCGAATGACGTGCTCGTGGGCGATGCTATCTATGAGACGTACTGGACATTCATGATGGTGCAGGACATCGGCTGCGACGGTGTGTTCGAGATCAATGGAAGTCGCACTCGCCCAGGCAAACATTGCACGCAGCTGGTACTGAAACGTCCAGTGCGCCCTGAATGGATGGATCTGGAGACATTCCACTTGTGCCCAAAACAAATTACTGTGCGTCAGGTTGTCAATTGCCAACGTGGGTATCAGCCCAGAGTGTTCCTGACCACCCTCACCGACAGCAAGTTGATAAGCGACAAGCAGATCGTGAAACTGTATCTACTACGCTGGAACGTCGAGACGGATTTTCGCTCGCTCAAGTGTGCCCTGGAGGCCGGTATACTGACTTGCCGTACGGCCGAGATGATCAAAAAAGAGTTGTCAGTACACCTGCTGGCCTACAACCTGACGCGGCTACTGATGAATGAGGCGGCTACTCTTTGCGGATGCGAACCTCGGTCGATCAGCTTTCGACACACCGTGCAGCTGTGGAGTGCATGGTCACTGAGCGGCTGCCAGCTGGATCCCTACCAATGGGATCAACTGCTCAAGGCCATCGCTAGTCGCCGGGTAGGAAATCGACCGGGACGCAAAGAACCTCGGGCAGTAAAAAGGCGACCGAAACCGAGGCCATTGTTGGACATGCCGCGATCAGCAGCACGCGCTTGCGCTCACAGATACGAGCGATGA
- a CDS encoding type IV toxin-antitoxin system AbiEi family antitoxin: protein MDKSQSELDILKLAIEALNSNAGLEAEILDTTTLPGKTTARIPDAELRLLETGEKYRVEVKRHAQNVNLGSLINQIKRLPGPEPGLLAADYINPRMAEKLKEAGVQFIDTCGNAYINQQPVYVLITGKKQLKLSDNSVPSQINRAFEPKGLLVTYAFLEDPSLVAKSYREIARVSAVAVGTVGWVINALKAGHYLGIDASTGRRRITNYEKLLDRWVSAWPEKLKHKHSLGKFTAKDPHWWKHTNIQMYEGYWGGETAAAIYTNHLKPQVATVYIPKHNLAKLIRDSRLSKAREQGQDNDVLVYLYSPFWNTSAQRSLARDNNQELPKETTEPLLENAETAVGLANPIIVYADLIATGDPRNLETAQRLRDEYITEPDRAT from the coding sequence ATGGACAAAAGCCAATCAGAGCTAGACATTCTCAAACTTGCCATCGAGGCCTTGAACAGCAATGCCGGCCTAGAAGCAGAGATTCTGGACACAACGACACTACCGGGAAAAACCACCGCGCGGATCCCAGATGCAGAGTTACGCCTGCTTGAAACTGGTGAAAAGTATCGCGTAGAAGTCAAACGTCATGCTCAAAATGTCAATCTTGGCTCACTGATCAACCAGATCAAGCGCCTACCTGGCCCAGAACCAGGCTTGCTGGCTGCCGACTACATCAATCCCAGGATGGCGGAAAAATTGAAAGAGGCAGGTGTTCAATTCATCGACACCTGCGGAAACGCCTATATCAATCAGCAACCTGTCTACGTCCTTATCACGGGTAAGAAACAACTCAAGCTCTCTGATAACTCTGTACCTAGCCAGATCAACAGGGCCTTTGAGCCAAAAGGTCTTCTGGTCACCTACGCATTTCTGGAAGACCCATCATTGGTAGCCAAATCCTACCGTGAAATCGCCCGCGTATCCGCAGTGGCTGTCGGTACGGTAGGTTGGGTGATCAACGCGCTAAAAGCAGGCCACTATCTAGGTATTGATGCCAGCACAGGCAGACGTCGCATCACAAACTACGAAAAGCTGCTGGATCGATGGGTATCCGCATGGCCCGAGAAACTCAAGCACAAACACTCGCTGGGCAAGTTCACCGCAAAAGACCCTCACTGGTGGAAGCACACCAATATCCAGATGTACGAAGGCTACTGGGGCGGTGAAACCGCAGCGGCGATCTACACGAATCATCTAAAACCACAGGTTGCAACCGTCTATATACCTAAACACAACCTTGCCAAACTCATTCGAGACTCACGCCTGAGCAAAGCCAGAGAGCAGGGGCAAGACAACGACGTTCTGGTCTATCTCTACTCCCCTTTCTGGAATACCTCCGCGCAGAGAAGCTTGGCTCGCGACAATAATCAGGAATTGCCAAAGGAAACCACAGAGCCTCTCTTGGAAAATGCAGAGACCGCCGTCGGTCTCGCAAACCCTATTATCGTCTACGCAGACTTGATCGCAACAGGCGACCCTAGAAACCTTGAAACAGCGCAACGACTACGCGATGAGTACATTACTGAACCTGACAGGGCAACTTGA
- a CDS encoding SDR family oxidoreductase, giving the protein MPSPSSRSRLLITGASGYLGHRLVPLAKQRADVLAVSRKAPHTEEGVEWLQADLTNDLQGLFEQYRPDAIIHAAAINPGVDDDNIGTNETMSARVAEAAKAIGSRLVLVSSDMVYAGSSRAYADDARPDPINAYGESKAAAEATALAAHDNVVCVRTSLIYGLEQIDRGTASFIARLERGERQSLFDNVYRQPIWIDALAEGLLKLALDLDAQGTLNLAGEESISRSEFAKAMLRYWGHAPENIDEGPAPANRGIPLRIDLQLDRAKSLGLATPGVTEILARYSPKS; this is encoded by the coding sequence ATGCCATCACCCTCCTCTCGCAGTCGTCTATTGATAACCGGTGCGAGCGGCTATCTGGGCCATCGCCTGGTGCCGCTCGCAAAGCAACGAGCGGATGTACTGGCAGTATCCCGAAAGGCACCCCACACAGAAGAAGGCGTTGAATGGCTGCAGGCTGACCTGACAAACGATCTGCAAGGACTGTTCGAGCAGTATCGCCCTGATGCCATCATTCATGCAGCGGCCATCAACCCTGGGGTTGACGACGACAATATCGGCACCAACGAGACAATGAGCGCGCGCGTTGCCGAAGCCGCCAAAGCGATAGGATCAAGGTTGGTCCTCGTGTCGAGCGACATGGTCTACGCAGGCTCGTCACGAGCCTATGCCGATGACGCGCGCCCGGACCCGATCAATGCCTACGGTGAATCAAAGGCGGCGGCTGAAGCTACAGCACTGGCAGCTCATGACAATGTCGTGTGCGTCCGGACCTCACTGATCTATGGCCTGGAACAGATTGATCGTGGCACAGCCTCATTCATCGCCCGGTTAGAACGTGGCGAACGTCAGAGCCTGTTTGACAATGTATACCGCCAACCAATATGGATCGATGCCCTCGCCGAGGGCCTGTTGAAGCTGGCACTGGATCTCGATGCACAAGGAACACTGAATCTGGCTGGCGAGGAATCGATCAGCCGCTCTGAATTCGCCAAGGCAATGCTTCGTTACTGGGGGCATGCTCCGGAAAACATCGATGAGGGACCTGCGCCAGCTAACCGGGGCATTCCCTTACGAATCGACCTGCAACTCGACCGCGCCAAGTCGCTGGGTCTGGCCACGCCAGGTGTGACGGAGATACTGGCACGCTACTCGCCGAAATCCTGA